The following is a genomic window from Janibacter sp. DB-40.
CGGGATGAGCAGGGCCATCTGAGCGCGCAGGCGGCGCTTGACGCGCGTGCGGGTCACGGCATTCCCCACGGCTTTCGACACGACGAGACCGACGCGCGAGACCCGGTCTCGCGCGTCGGTCCGGGTGGCGTCCGCCGGGCGGGCATGGACCACGAGGAGTCGAGAACCGCGGCGGGCGGTGCCCCGACCCCGGATCGTTGCCGCGAAGTCCGCGCGGTGCGTCAGGCGGTGCCGCGAGGGCAGCACCGTGCGCTCGTCAGGCCGAGAGCTTGTTGCGACCCTTGGAGCGACGGTTCGCCAGGATCGAGCGGCCGGCGCGGGTACGC
Proteins encoded in this region:
- the rnpA gene encoding ribonuclease P protein component, producing MLPSRHRLTHRADFAATIRGRGTARRGSRLLVVHARPADATRTDARDRVSRVGLVVSKAVGNAVTRTRVKRRLRAQMALLIPLLPGGTDVVVRANPPAADATSQELADALRHCLGHLLVGQDR
- the rpmH gene encoding 50S ribosomal protein L34 → MSKRTFQPNTRRRAKTHGFRARMRTRAGRSILANRRSKGRNKLSA